In Cataglyphis hispanica isolate Lineage 1 chromosome 8, ULB_Chis1_1.0, whole genome shotgun sequence, the DNA window gaataatttttgctcTTGCTAATAACGTAatgattttagaaaatatcgacacatttagtttttttagaattttaaaactgaTGTTATATATAGTCTGATTTACACcctattttaatatgtattaaatactaTAGTGGCCGATCACAGTCATTCCACAGTCATTCTTTaaaggaatattaaaatatatcggtataaactatatatctttgacgaaaaaatttgtgttaattATTCATGGGATAAATCTTTAGATAAATCTTTAGGTTCGACATCAAATTGCTGTTTGTGAAAAATAGATAGTGATAAATGTATCCGTCAATCATTTTATTGGACAATGCAATGTTAATGGTCGCATTTAGCGAATTCAACATAACTAGGATTATTTTGCCATTAACTTTTGGCGgccatattctttattaaaattcactgCATATATGTGTGGTTTGatcatttctaattatttactaaattatttcgagtgttatttgcatatttatttcgcCGCTCTTTTCGATCATTTTAATACTTTGAAATTGGCAATCTTGGTCATTGCTAGATTTCGAACCGTCGTGAcgtcacaaaaaaaattttgcgcgcGGAAAGTTACTGCAAACGTTTCTCGTCCAGCGTCCGACATTTATCACGAGTTTAATATCACGGAACATTGTTGttactataattttgatatcatttgaTTATTCATGGTTTCTACACGTTCAAAATCGTCTTGACATATTTCACGTTACTTTCTCGTCGAAGCACATCTAAAATAcacgtatacgtatatacatacatcatcATAGTCAggtgtgtatattattttgttttgccaTTAACTTTTGAcgatcatattttttgttaaaatttttgctgcatatatgtgtaatccaaccatttttaacattttctaaaatattttgactattatttgtatatttattccaCGTACCGCTCtcttcgattattttaatatttcgagattGGCAATATTGCTATTCGATGAATCTCGAATTTGAATTTCGAATCAGTCAGAATCAGTTTTGCAACGCGTCGCCGGTAGTATTTTTACCGCTCTGTATTTATGTGGTATTTATcgcgattattattagatatattgtgttaaaaaatctcgtatgcgataaattatttccgtAAAATGTCGGCCGTTTTTCGTAATATACTAAACATAgtgtataaaagtttttatgtataaatatcgtGATTTTTTCGTCGTGATAATGGTTCAATTCTTCGCGTCGAtcgtttgaaatttattcttcaatcacaatattattattattgcgattTCAATCTCGAtctcgagatattttttttctaacctATCTTAATAGCTACGATTTATAGTGACgtgttttaatagaatttgtaTCCTGAATTTAAACCAATTCTTGCAATATTTGCATCacgtttgtgatattttatattttgttatatatgttatatatagacGAGAATGGCAGTTACTGTAGGTGAGATtccgaatttttaataaacttttttcacacttatttgttttttcacaaattaatacaagcaaaataaaacaatagaaaTGGAAAGATATTAATGGATATGTATCTTGTTTATTACAGAttctatcttatatttatgtctCGTGGCGATTCTTTGGGGAGTAACTAATCCATTTATAAAGAAAGGTGCGCAAGGTCTGGAGAATGTCAAAGCCACCTCCTTTTATCAGCAATTTATCAAGGAAATCATGTTTCTTGTTACCAATTTAAAGGTACACATATTGTCACATttttgtttctaatattttaccaaattatattataaaaactaatgtttataatgtgtatatgtttataatgtttataattgtgattttattgttttacacAGTATCTTCTGCCATTCATCCTTAACCAGTTCGGCTCGGTGCTGTATTTTCTTACTCTGCAAAGTACCGATATATCTCTGGCTGTGCCAGTTTCAAATTCCCTTACCTTTATGTTCACCGCAATTACAGGCTGGTTTTTGGGCGAGGAAAAGGTACACAAAAGTgagtatatatgaaattattttgatgtttCTACACGAGGAAATGTAAcgaattatttactttatgatTTGCTTTGCTTTTCAGATACCTATTTAGGAATGATATTTATCCTATGCGGAACAGCATTGTGCTGTTgggataaattgaataaaactgTGAAATTGTGACTTGCACATTTAGGACAACAATCATGCATCATTATCCTTTCTGTTCCTGTCCATTCATATCCTGTCAATTATTCCTGTATAATGTGAGTACCACAATATGATTAACATATGATCCATTCCAACAAATGATACAAAGTGATATCACActtaatttcacaaatatcatggaatatatatttgatattaatatattttattattaatgtgatattatatgctagtttattctattttgtgtattaatcatgttacaaaatataactCGTTCTTAGTTTTTGCGGATTTCTATGTGTTTAACGCATCTTAtgcttacaaaaaaaaaaaaaaataacatctatattaatatataatagattttattggtAATTACGtacaatattgttaatatatatattcatgatatTTACATGCAAATCGTTTAATGATCCgtatgtacacatacacatgtaaGTAGCACCAGGTAGGAATGAAATAATTGCTATGGTGCAAGATGACTATTTATGTCgccatatataattaatttatctttttgtccACACGCAAAAGCGTATCACAGTACAACAGATAACATTTAGCGCTGCGTGTTTTATtcctttatatattgttattggaaatgaaaaagtatctttcaaatatgacaaatttgcaaacaatataattgtattataatatataactgtaATCTGTGATCCATGTATAGCGACAAGAGTTTATGTAGAAACGTGATAGGTTCTAGTAAAAGTTGGTTAAAAATTACGCTTATTAACacagatttatatacaataagcATGCAGAGACAAGATTGATCTATGCACAGAAAGATGATTATTGTCGTACATATAACTGTCcgtgttttatattttctcgattgtcgcgataaaatatgaaaaatattttctcttgaattttatctagttattatattatagaaatgtaaaaaaatgatgatggCACTCTGATTCACGGTAGAATGAAATGACGCGTTAATTTCTCATGATATGCGCaacacataattatatgaaaatatgaaatgagAAAAGTACTTTTTCTTGAGTTTCGAAGAAGACTCGAAAATTAATACGCAATGAAATGTTAATTCACAATATGTGAATGTGTCTTAAAAATGCATTCTCATCTTgtgtaacaaatttaattcgtTAAATTTGACAGAGAGAaggctattaaaataatgtagcatttgatatattgagaaaattctCATTTTAGAATACACAATTCGTATTTAAACTTATACTTCAATTATACTTCAAGAACTTACATATtcaatcatatttcttttgcaaTCTTCTTTGTTACAAGAagcgttatatttatttaatgcgcaaagtataacaatattaatttgacgAGCAACTTAGGTTCGAAGCTTCCTCAAGTATATCTATTTGTATTTggataagtatttattttgttacgtGTAAGAGTTCGTGTCTTGGGCGACAcagaaattctataaattcgCGAATTCGATTAACATGCTAATAGCAATTAATTTGCACGTTGTTATCGCAAAATTATGCGCTACTCGGTTAAAGAATTAGAAACTCGCGCGATCGCAATCGATGCTCGTGTaagttaaaaagtatatataagagcggtatatattatatcaataagtCGCGTCGTTATTAATCAGCGCGCGTCGGATATATCGACGCTTATTAATCGCCTACGAGATTACGAGAATTACGTTTACTCGAGAGACTAGCATTGATCAATGGCCGTCCAATTTAGGCGCGTGATTTCTTGCTCTTCAGCTTAAACCATCCTGCGCTCTTGTTCGGATCGCGTGGTACGGACGTAGACCTGCTCAATTCCGGCTTGGAGCTTCGCGATTTTGTGGCCAGCGATTCCGTGGAGACGGTTCTATCCACTTTCTGCTTGTCCTTCGATTTCAATGTACTGCGGTTGATCGTACCTGCAATTGAGATTGTTTATTTTCTGTgatcatcatttttaatagattg includes these proteins:
- the LOC126851585 gene encoding transmembrane protein 234 homolog isoform X1; amino-acid sequence: MADPLTKYGIYIDEFSKLLILEPEAANQSNKLKDECQNFVSNSILYLCLVAILWGVTNPFIKKGAQGLENVKATSFYQQFIKEIMFLVTNLKYLLPFILNQFGSVLYFLTLQSTDISLAVPVSNSLTFMFTAITGWFLGEEKVHKNTYLGMIFILCGTALCCWDKLNKTVKL
- the LOC126851585 gene encoding transmembrane protein 234 homolog isoform X2 codes for the protein MAVTVDSILYLCLVAILWGVTNPFIKKGAQGLENVKATSFYQQFIKEIMFLVTNLKYLLPFILNQFGSVLYFLTLQSTDISLAVPVSNSLTFMFTAITGWFLGEEKVHKNTYLGMIFILCGTALCCWDKLNKTVKL